The following coding sequences lie in one Thalassoglobus polymorphus genomic window:
- a CDS encoding sulfatase-like hydrolase/transferase, whose product MSHWLIAVVLSFSLFTHAKADEQPNIVFIFIDDMGYGDLSCFHELSADGWDSKTISRYPKTPNIDELASEGLRLTNFYVASPICSPSRVGCTTGQFPSRHLINSYLNSREKNKARGMADFLNPNVPAIARAFQDHGYATAHFGKWHQGGGRDVDDAPLPSAYGFDESLVSFEGLGDRILPPGGLSEQSAKLKRGKIEHVEKHEQTPIYVDRSIDFIERHQNQPFYLHLWLNDVHDAHKPAPGEAEKFTEQTDNINEQKFFAVLVEIDKQIGRLIQRIDKLGLDKKTLIVLTSDNGPTAWARYYRRQKVDPAGSTAGFRGRKWSLYEGGIRMPFIARWPGKIEANAVNQDLILSTVDFFPTFASLAGIDLKETFNIDPKTYFDGEDLSQQLLKNEGQRTKPLLWEYGRDESYLRPGLKRDQSPNLALRDGQWKLLMNDDGSRVELYDFRLSNREKKNVAKQHPDVTQKLSQQLLDWRRALPARTD is encoded by the coding sequence ATGTCGCACTGGTTGATCGCCGTCGTTCTCAGCTTTTCGCTCTTCACTCATGCCAAAGCAGATGAGCAACCGAACATCGTCTTCATCTTTATTGATGACATGGGATACGGGGACCTGAGTTGCTTTCACGAGTTGAGTGCCGATGGCTGGGACTCGAAGACGATCTCCCGATATCCCAAAACCCCAAATATCGACGAACTCGCCAGCGAAGGCTTGCGTCTCACGAACTTCTATGTGGCATCACCAATTTGCTCACCGTCACGGGTTGGCTGCACGACAGGACAGTTCCCATCGCGGCATTTGATCAACTCCTATCTGAATAGTCGTGAGAAAAACAAAGCACGCGGAATGGCCGATTTCCTGAACCCGAACGTGCCAGCCATTGCGAGAGCATTTCAGGACCATGGTTACGCAACCGCTCATTTCGGGAAATGGCATCAAGGGGGAGGACGAGATGTTGACGACGCCCCCCTGCCGAGTGCCTACGGTTTCGACGAATCACTCGTTTCCTTCGAAGGTCTCGGAGACCGCATCCTCCCACCGGGCGGACTTTCTGAACAGAGTGCGAAGCTGAAACGAGGAAAAATCGAGCACGTTGAAAAACATGAGCAAACCCCCATCTACGTCGACCGCAGCATCGACTTCATTGAGCGCCATCAGAATCAACCATTCTATTTGCACTTGTGGCTGAACGATGTTCATGATGCACACAAGCCCGCCCCCGGCGAAGCAGAGAAATTCACAGAGCAAACCGACAATATCAATGAGCAAAAATTCTTTGCGGTGCTTGTCGAAATTGACAAACAGATCGGCCGACTGATTCAGCGAATCGACAAGCTTGGTCTCGACAAAAAGACACTCATCGTCTTGACCAGCGACAACGGGCCCACTGCCTGGGCACGTTATTACCGTCGACAAAAAGTTGACCCAGCTGGCAGCACGGCTGGATTCCGTGGTCGCAAATGGTCATTGTATGAAGGAGGAATCCGCATGCCGTTCATCGCACGCTGGCCCGGGAAAATCGAAGCGAATGCCGTCAATCAGGATCTCATCCTGTCGACTGTCGATTTCTTCCCAACGTTCGCCAGTCTCGCAGGAATCGACCTCAAAGAGACTTTCAACATTGACCCGAAAACGTACTTCGATGGCGAAGACCTCAGCCAACAGCTTCTGAAGAATGAAGGTCAACGGACCAAACCGCTTCTGTGGGAATACGGCCGAGATGAAAGTTACTTGCGCCCCGGCTTGAAGAGAGACCAAAGCCCAAACCTGGCACTCAGAGACGGCCAGTGGAAACTTTTAATGAACGACGATGGATCAAGAGTCGAACTCTACGATTTCCGGCTATCAAACCGCGAAAAGAAAAACGTCGCCAAACAACATCCAGATGTCACCCAAAAACTGAGTCAACAACTTCTGGACTGGCGTCGAGCCCTCCCGGCCCGGACAGATTGA
- a CDS encoding acyltransferase family protein, with translation MNQGKRNFGFDLLRAIAIVFVLVQHQLSIMGLIEDPEVQRISLGQIGVSIFLAISGGLAALDKGSPSSWLWRRLTRIYPEFWIVTILSFLATWLTGYKTFGAFQFISQLIGTGLFTHPEDLINLATWFVSLILLLYVLTFLAKSSGREKLCICMMAVSSACLVSSSDHQFLATHSLVFFLSYLLSGPSKSRAKLLVLISLIALSIVQNLFLYPIIAIGLCHSLQYLKSIPGVLMWLSKYSYEIFLCHGIFLVGSQRFFGDTPYLSVPLGITASLVFSFYLKYVVERFTKRLQRKRVACV, from the coding sequence GTGAATCAAGGAAAAAGAAACTTCGGGTTTGATCTATTAAGAGCAATCGCAATCGTTTTTGTCTTAGTGCAACACCAACTCTCAATCATGGGCCTGATCGAAGACCCAGAAGTTCAAAGGATAAGCCTTGGACAAATCGGGGTTTCAATTTTCCTTGCGATTAGCGGTGGGCTTGCTGCCCTCGACAAAGGAAGTCCATCTTCGTGGCTTTGGCGACGCCTGACGAGAATCTACCCGGAGTTTTGGATTGTCACGATATTAAGTTTCCTGGCGACCTGGCTCACTGGGTACAAAACGTTTGGAGCGTTTCAGTTCATCTCTCAACTCATCGGCACCGGACTTTTCACTCACCCTGAAGACCTTATCAACCTGGCGACATGGTTTGTCTCCCTCATTCTACTTTTGTACGTTCTCACCTTTCTCGCCAAGAGTTCTGGAAGAGAAAAGCTTTGCATCTGTATGATGGCTGTCTCCTCAGCCTGCTTAGTATCGAGTAGTGACCATCAATTTCTTGCTACACACTCTCTAGTCTTTTTCTTGAGCTACCTTCTCTCAGGTCCAAGCAAAAGCAGAGCTAAACTTCTTGTACTCATTTCACTCATTGCACTATCTATCGTTCAGAATTTATTTCTGTATCCCATAATCGCAATTGGTCTCTGTCACTCACTCCAATATCTCAAATCGATCCCGGGTGTGCTGATGTGGTTATCCAAGTATTCGTATGAAATTTTTCTTTGTCATGGAATTTTCCTCGTAGGAAGCCAGCGTTTTTTCGGGGACACCCCTTACCTCAGTGTGCCGTTGGGAATCACAGCCTCACTCGTTTTTTCGTTTTACTTGAAGTACGTTGTAGAACGATTCACAAAGCGACTTCAAAGAAAGAGAGTCGCCTGCGTTTGA
- a CDS encoding DUF1501 domain-containing protein encodes MNFPDLSNHQNRRTFLSSTGVGLGSAALSSLLANDLSASDSSSTSLPRGLTEGLAGFPHFGQKVKRVIFLCMAGGPSHLESFDYKPKLAELDGRPMPNSFTQGQPIAQLQGQELKCLGPLTKFNQYGQSGQWISDFLPWHQKMADDICVIKSMVTEQINHDPAHTFMNTGTAISGRPSMGSWINYGLGSESEDLPGFVVMTSVGGRNPQPIASRQWGAGFLPSRFQGVEFNSTGDPVHYVSPPPGISMQQQQELVAAVNQLNRHRNKNIQNPEVDARIAAYEMAFRMQTSVPELMDVSNEPKHILDMYGASPGDGTYASNCLLARRLAERGVRFIQLYHRGWDHHGGLERYMNICCDLTDKPTYALIQDLKQRGMLDETLIIWGGEFGRTPMFQGKGGAGRDHHIKGFSMWMAGGGIQPGISHGATDELGYNATEDVVHVRDLHATMLHQLGIDHNRFTVKFQGLDLKLTGVEKARVVKEILL; translated from the coding sequence ATGAATTTTCCGGACCTATCCAACCACCAGAACCGTCGCACGTTCCTGTCATCGACAGGAGTCGGACTAGGAAGTGCCGCACTCTCTTCACTGTTGGCGAATGACCTTTCAGCGAGTGATTCGTCGTCGACTTCGTTGCCGCGAGGTCTGACTGAGGGGTTAGCTGGCTTTCCCCATTTCGGGCAGAAAGTGAAGCGAGTCATCTTCCTTTGCATGGCGGGCGGCCCATCGCATCTGGAGTCATTCGACTATAAGCCCAAACTGGCGGAGTTGGATGGCCGACCGATGCCGAACTCGTTCACACAAGGGCAGCCGATCGCACAGCTACAAGGGCAGGAACTGAAGTGCCTGGGACCGCTCACAAAATTCAACCAGTACGGTCAAAGCGGTCAGTGGATTTCCGATTTCCTCCCGTGGCACCAGAAAATGGCTGACGACATTTGTGTCATCAAGTCCATGGTGACGGAACAAATCAACCACGATCCAGCACACACTTTCATGAACACAGGCACGGCGATCAGTGGTCGACCGTCAATGGGTTCGTGGATCAATTACGGACTCGGAAGTGAGAGCGAAGATCTGCCCGGCTTTGTCGTGATGACCAGTGTCGGCGGACGCAACCCTCAGCCGATTGCGTCACGGCAATGGGGCGCAGGATTTCTTCCAAGTCGATTTCAGGGAGTTGAATTCAACTCAACCGGCGACCCTGTCCACTACGTTTCTCCTCCGCCTGGAATCTCGATGCAGCAGCAACAAGAACTTGTCGCTGCCGTCAATCAACTCAACCGGCACCGCAACAAGAACATTCAAAACCCCGAAGTCGATGCTCGAATCGCCGCCTATGAGATGGCATTTCGAATGCAAACTTCCGTTCCGGAACTGATGGATGTTTCGAACGAGCCGAAGCACATTCTCGACATGTACGGAGCTTCGCCCGGCGACGGAACTTACGCTTCGAATTGCTTGCTCGCAAGACGACTCGCTGAGCGAGGCGTCCGTTTTATCCAACTGTACCACCGCGGCTGGGATCACCATGGTGGCCTGGAAAGGTACATGAACATCTGCTGCGACCTGACCGACAAGCCGACCTACGCACTGATTCAGGATTTGAAGCAGCGAGGGATGCTCGATGAAACACTCATCATCTGGGGCGGCGAATTTGGCAGGACACCAATGTTTCAGGGCAAAGGGGGAGCCGGTCGAGACCATCACATCAAAGGATTCTCAATGTGGATGGCAGGCGGAGGAATTCAACCGGGCATCAGCCACGGAGCGACCGATGAACTCGGATACAACGCTACCGAAGACGTTGTCCATGTTCGCGACCTGCACGCCACGATGTTGCATCAACTCGGTATCGACCACAATCGCTTCACCGTCAAATTCCAGGGTCTCGACTTAAAACTGACCGGCGTTGAAAAAGCTCGCGTCGTGAAGGAAATCCTTCTGTAA